The sequence below is a genomic window from Streptomyces sp. NBC_00289.
GATGGTGCCGCGGTAGCGCAGGCGCCGGTTGCCGTGGTGGACGAGCCAGGCGACGGCGCGTTCGACCGGTGGTCTCCAGCGGCGGTAGTCGGCCTGCCAGCCAGGGTCGGTGGCGGCCTGGTGGCGGGCGGCTGTCTGGAGGTCGTGGTGCGGTCGGATGGTCAGGATGCGTCCGGCCTTGGCTTTGGTGCACCGCTCGCGCAGGTGGCATGCGGTGCATAAGTCCCCGAAAGAGGCTTTGCGTTGGTGGTGCTGCCCGCCGGGGTCGGACAGGGCCACGGCGTGTCCGGCCGGGCAGGTCACGATGGCGGCTGTGGTGTCGATGGCGAAGTCGTCGAGGATGAAACCGCCGGGGATGGCGGGTCGCAGTGGGGCGGGTTTGAGGAACAGCCGGTGGCCGGCCTCGTGGAGGGTCTGGCGGGCGTCGGCGGCGGAGTAGGCGGTGTCGCCGAAGACGTCCAGCGGGTCGTCCTCGTCGGCGAGCAGGTCCAGGCCGACGGCGGCCTCGTGGTGTTCGGCTCCGGCGCCGGGCCGCAGGGCGACGGCGGTGTATAAGCCGGTCTCGGGCTCGATGGCCAGGTGGGCCTTGAAGCCGTCCTGCTGGTGGCTGCGGGTCTTGTGGATGTGCCGGGCTTCGGGATCGACGGTGGAGAGCATCCGGCTGGGAGCGGTGCCTTGGGTGATGCGCCAGCGTCCGTCGCGGCCGTCGGAGTCCTCGGCGGGCTCGACGTCCTGGCCGGCGACCAGGGCCAGGATGCCCACCACGTTCGCGGCTTTGTCGCCGAGTTGCTGGTCTGGCAGGTGGCCCAGCAGTCGCAGGGCATCGGTGACCAGCGCGTCGACCAGCTCGGCGCGGGCCTGCTCGTCGTTCCAGGCGATGCGGGGCTTGCCCGGGTCGGTGTAGTCGTGGGCGGTGCACTGCGCAGCGACGACCGCGTCGGCGCCGGGGACCTCGCGGATCACCGCGCGGACGGCGGCGATGAGCTGGGTGACGGTGTCCTGGGTGGCGACCGCGTCGTCCAGCACGGTGGAGTCCAGCGCCCGGCGGTGCTTGCCCTTGAGGACTCCGGTGGCCTTCACGACCTCGCGCACGGCCTCGAAGATGCGGTTGGGGCGGGCGGAACGGGCCAGCCGGCGGCGGAAGTAGGCCAGCAGCGACGGGTCGAAGGCCATGTCGTGCAGGCCCAGCCCGCAGGCGGCCTTCCACCGCAGGTCGCACCGCAGCTCCTGGACCGTCTCGAAGTCCGACAGCCCGTTAAGGGCCTGCAAGGTGATCGCGGCGGCCAGAATCTGCGGCGGCATGCTCGGCCGTCCGTTCGCCGACGGGTACATGTCCACGAACATCTCAGCCGGGAACAGCTCGCCGCGGTGCTCGGCCAGGAACGCGAACACACTCCCTGCCGGGATCAACTCCCGGCAGGTCTCCCACACGTCCGGCCCGACCATCTCGCCGACCCACTCACCCATCGCCACATGGCGAGTCTGGCCCTGCCGCTGACGCGGCAGGGCCAGAACCCAAGATCTTCATGAGCCTTCTAGGCGCGCACCTCGTCCTGTCCCTCGGTCGGCTCGCGGGCGGGGAGGCTGTCCATGAAGGAGCTGACGGAGAAGACGGCGCGGCCGGGGCCGGGCGGCCCGTAGCCGGGGGGCGAGGAGAGGCCGAAGTCGTCCATGGTGGCCCGGTAGGCCTCGAGCAGCCGGATGTGGTACTCCAGCGGCGCACCCTGCGGGTTGGCCTTGCCGAGCGGGGTGGTCGGCTCGGGGCACCAGGTGGTGAAGCGGGGCGTGATGCCGTGCGACATGAAGAAGCGCAGGCCCTCGGTGGTGGAGGCGATCGCCTCGTCGACGGTGGTGAAGCC
It includes:
- a CDS encoding IS1182 family transposase is translated as MGEWVGEMVGPDVWETCRELIPAGSVFAFLAEHRGELFPAEMFVDMYPSANGRPSMPPQILAAAITLQALNGLSDFETVQELRCDLRWKAACGLGLHDMAFDPSLLAYFRRRLARSARPNRIFEAVREVVKATGVLKGKHRRALDSTVLDDAVATQDTVTQLIAAVRAVIREVPGADAVVAAQCTAHDYTDPGKPRIAWNDEQARAELVDALVTDALRLLGHLPDQQLGDKAANVVGILALVAGQDVEPAEDSDGRDGRWRITQGTAPSRMLSTVDPEARHIHKTRSHQQDGFKAHLAIEPETGLYTAVALRPGAGAEHHEAAVGLDLLADEDDPLDVFGDTAYSAADARQTLHEAGHRLFLKPAPLRPAIPGGFILDDFAIDTTAAIVTCPAGHAVALSDPGGQHHQRKASFGDLCTACHLRERCTKAKAGRILTIRPHHDLQTAARHQAATDPGWQADYRRWRPPVERAVAWLVHHGNRRLRYRGTIKNNTWLHTRAAALNLRRLINLGLTHTSGTWHLAPATT